Part of the Propioniciclava sp. MC1595 genome is shown below.
AACAGCGGCTGGTGGCCGTAACCGCGCATGAGGTCGGCGAGTTCCTCCTCGGGGATGCGGGCCAGCACGGTCGGGTTGGCGATCTTGAACCCGTTGAGGTGGAGGATCGGCAGGACCACGCCGTCGGTGACCGGGTTCACGAACTTGTTGCCGTGCCACGACGTGGCCAACGGGCCGGTCTCGGCCTCGCCGTCCCCGACTACGGAGAAGGTCAGCAGGTCGGGGTTGTCGAACACCGCACCGTAGCTGTGCGAGAGCGCGTAGCCCAGCTCGCCGCCCTCGTGGATCGACCCCGGCGTCTCGGGCGCCACGTGGGACGGGACCCCGCCCGGGAACGAGAACTGCTTGAACAGCCGCTGCAGGCCGGCGTCGTCGCGGCCGATGTTCGGGTACACCTCGGTGTAGGTGTGGTCGAGGTACGCGTTGGCGACGAGCCCGGGGCCGCCGTGGCCGGGGCCGGCGACGTAGATCGCGTTGAGGCCGCGCTCGACGATGGCGCGGTTGAAGTGCGCGTAGAGGAAATTCAGGCCGGGGGTGGTGCCCCAGTGGCCCAGGAGGCGACGCTTGACGTCGTCCTTGGTCAGCGGACGCCGCAGCATCGGGTTGTCCAGCAGGTAGATCTGGCCCACCGACAGGTAGTTGGCGGCCCGCCACCAGCCCTCCAAGAGCCGGGCGGTCTCGTCGCTGATCGGGTCCTGTGTGCCCTCGGGTCGGCGCTGCCACACGGTCGCTGCGGTGTTCGGGGTGGTGTTCGACATGTCACTCCATCCGGACGGTTGGTCGTGCGTGCCCCTCCTTTCTACCTCGTTCGGCCGCCGTCCGCATCACCCCTGGCGTGGCGCTCAGCCCGAACGGCGCCCACCCGCGCAGGACATCGGGGTGCGTCACGGGTGCGTGAAGCGGTGAGGGACTGGTGCCGGGAATTGAGGAACCCCGTCCGACTTGACTAGTCAGACGGGGTTTCCCGCTGGTGGAGCTAAGGGGATTCGAACCCCTGACCTTCTCATTGCGAATGGCATCAGGCGTTGCGGGAGGGCGATTCTGAGGCAGGGTGAGCGAGGCGATCCACCCTGACCTTGCATGCGTTGCGCCGCGGGGGCAACATGGGGGCAACCGTCCGGTTAGTGTTCGATTCCTTTGGCGTGCTGCTGCGACAGCAATTGGCTGACCGCATGCGGCTGTGGTGTTCGAAGAAACTGCTCTAGTCTCACGATCATGAAGGACGGACTACCGTTCACCTACAGATCACTTCGGGCTGAGGATGAGGCGTGAGGGCGACAGGTGTTGGGCCGTGGGGGGGCCGGGTTGTGCGGGTTGGGATTCCCGCAGCCTTGCTGCTGTTCGTCGCGGCCCTGGTTCCTGATGAAAGTGTGGCCGCCCGGTCGGCTGCACAGGTCGTCGCGGTACTCGTGCCACTTGGTGTTGAGGTGGTGCGTGATCGATGGCAGGCGACTCGCCATCGGGATCGCCGGATGCAAGCGCTGAGGGCGCGGCTGGAGCCGCTATCGGCGTCGCCTCCGGCCGAACTGAAGGTGGCATTGGATGATCCCGCCTATCGAATCGCTCCTTATTGGGGGCGCGCCGGTGTGCACCGCCAATTGGACGCGGCCCGCAGTTTGCCCGGCCCTGTCGTGGTGTTGGCGACCGGCCCCGCGTGGACTGGCAAGACACGACTGCTGACCGAGTGGGCGTTGGGCCTGCCGCAGGGAGTGGTGACGGGTTGGCTCCGCCATGGAACGGTCGACGCTGTCATGACCGAAGCCGCCACCTTGGATGCGCCCGTTGTCTTGTTGTTCTCGGGTCGTGACGAGGATGCAGCGACGGTCCTGGCAACAGTTGCCGGGGGGGCCGCTTCGGCCATGATTGTCGTGGAGTCGCGTGACCCGTCCCATTTGGCTGAGGTGGCTCGCTCGATCTCTCCTGCCGCGGGACGCCTCGCCGAGACCGCGACGGTCGTGACGGTCTCCAATCCTGGGGGGCCCTCGGATTCGGAGTTCCGTTACGGCCAGATGGTGCTCGCGTACGGGAAGGTCTTGCGGAACTCGTCATTGGCTCGGGCACCGCACACAACCTTCGCGTGGGGCGATGCACCGATCGGGCTGATGAGCGCCTTCGCGATGCTGCACGCCTCGAGTGGCCGTTCGACACCTCTTGGATCGCCGATGAAGGCCTTCGCCGGATATTGGGACACTCTGTGCGCGTCATGGCTGAAGCCAGGTCCCGACACCCGGTTTGGTCTGCCCGACTTGAGCGAGGTGCAGTTAAGAATCGCCTTGGCAGTGTGTTTACTGTCAGGGAACGATCACACTGAGGCGGTGCTGGCCGGGATGCCCTTGTATTCGGACCAGTTGCGGCGCCATCAGGTGGAGGAATTGACAAAGTGGGCGCACGCGACCTCCGGGGCTAGCCCGACTCGGTCAACCTTGTTGGCGGCGGTTGCTGCCACACAAGAGTGGACGACTGCGCAGCGGCAAGAGGTTGGTTGGTCGGCTCTTGAGGTCCCGGCGGCGTTGGCGGGGATGATCCGCGCGGTGGTGGCCGCGGAGCAGATCCTAGGCGAGCGTCCGCTACTTGCCAGATCGCTACTTGCCGCGACCTTCGGATCGCTTCAGGCAGCCCTCAGGGCTCTGGACGGCGAGACGGTGACCCGTCCGATTGACTTGCTGCTGGCCGAGCAGGTGACCGCAGCCGCCCTGTCTGGCGAGGAGACCGACAGTCTGCTGGGTGAGCGCAGTCTTGTTCGTTTGCCCAACTGTCGCGTCGCCTTGCTTCGCCACGAGTTCACGGAGCTGTCCTCGGAGGCCCCGGTAGAACGCCGCGCTGAACTGGCATTCAACCTCGCGATCAGGTTGTGGGAGGTTGGGAAGCCGAAAGAGGCACTCGAACCGGTCACCGAAGCCGTCACCCTGTACCGGGAGCTGGCCGACCCCCAGACCGGGAACCCCGACCGCTACACCCCCGACCTCGCCACCTCGCTGAACAACCTCGCCAACCGGTTGTCGGAGGTTGGGAAGCCGAAAGAGGCACTCGAACCGGTCACCGAAGCCGTCACCCTGTACCGGGAGCTGGCCGACCCCCAGACCGGGAACCCCGACCGCTACACCCCCGACCTCGCCACCTCGCTGAACAACCTCGCCAACCGGTTGTCGGAGGTTGGGAAGCCGAAAGAGGCACTCGAACCGGCCACCGAAGCCGTCACCCTGCGCCGGCGGCTGGCCGACCCCCAGACCGGGAACCCCGACCGCTACACCCCCCACCTCGCCGGGTCGCTGAACAACCTCGCCAACCGGTTGTCGGAGGTTGGGAAGCCGAAAGAGGCACTCGAACGGCCACCGAAGCCGTCACACTGTACCGGGAGCTGGCCGACCCCCAGACCGGGAACCCCGACCGCACACCCCACGACCCCACCCCGACCTCGCCACCTCGCTGAACAACCTCGCCGCCCTGTTGTCGGAGGTTGGGAAGTCGAAAGAGGCACTCGAACCGGCCACCGAAGCCGTCACCCTGCGCCGGCGGCTGGCCGACCCCCAGACCGGGAACCCCGACCGCTACACCCCCCACCTCGCCGAGTCGCTGAACAACCTCGCCGCCCTGTTGTCGGAGGTTGGGAAGTCGAAAGAGGCACTCGAACCGGCCACCGAAGCCGTCACCCTGTACCGGCGGCTGGCCGACCCCCAGACCGGGAACCCCGACCGCTACACCCCCCACCTCGCCGGGTCGCTGAACAACCTCGCCAACCGGTTGTCGGAGGTTGGGAAGCCGAAAGAGGCATTCCAACCGGCCACCGAAGCCGTCACCCTGTACCGGGAGCTGGCCGACCCCCAGACCGGGAACCCCGACCGCTACACCCCCCACCTCGCCGGGTCGCTGAACAACCTCGCCAACCGGTTGTCGGAGGTTGGGAAGCCGAAAGAGGCACTCGAACCGGCCACCGAAGCCGTCACCCTGTACCGGGAGCTGGCCGACCCCCAGACCGGGAACCCCGACCGCTACACCCCCCACCTCGCCGGGTCGCTGAACAACCTCGCCGCCCTGTTGTCGGAGGTTGGGAAGCCGAAAGAGGCACTCGAACCGGCCACCGAAGCCGTCACCCTGTACCGGCGGCTGGCCGACCCCCAGACCGGGAACCCCGACCGCTACACCCCCCACCTCGCCGGGTCGCTGAACAACCTCGCCGCCCGGTTGTCGGAGGTTGGGAAGTCGAAAGAGGCACTCGAACCGGCCACCGAAGCCGTCACCCTGTACCGGCGGCTGGCCGACCCCCAGACCGGGGACCCCGAGCGTTTCGGCTCTCCGTTGGCCCGCGCTGAACGTGTTGTCCTGGACCTCAACATCACCCATACAGATGAAGACCCCGATCAATAGCGGCTGGGCGTGCGGGTTTGTTCCTGCCGCTGCCTGCTATGCACTGTCGGAGACGCGAGGACCGCACCGCAGCGGAGCGAGGAGCGGACCGCAGCGGCTGCGCCGGCGGAGCCGGCGCCTTGATCTTGTAGAGCCGGATTCACCAGTGGGCCGCCGAGAGGCTACGCCAGTCCGAAGTAGCGGCTGAAGAAGTCGGTGAGCTTCTCCAGGACGGTCTGTTTCTTGATGCTGTGGTTGTTGGCCTTGGCGAACCGAGACACCGGCGGCAGGATTCGGGTGACCGCGGTGCCGGCGGTCGGCACCGACCCGTCACGGAAGGCCCGCTGGATGAACTCCCGGGTTTCGTCAGGTCGAAGGTTCTCCTCGGTGATGATGCGATCCAGGTCCTCGGCGCGCTTGGCGGCGACGAAGGCCTTCCATTCGCCGTCGACGTCGGCGTCCACGGTGAGGGAGTCGACGAAGGCCTCGACGAGGTCCT
Proteins encoded:
- a CDS encoding tetratricopeptide repeat protein; amino-acid sequence: MGSRKRHSNGHRSRHTVPGAGRPPDREPRPHTPRPHPDLATSLNNLAALLSEVGKSKEALEPATEAVTLRRRLADPQTGNPDRYTPHLAESLNNLAALLSEVGKSKEALEPATEAVTLYRRLADPQTGNPDRYTPHLAGSLNNLANRLSEVGKPKEAFQPATEAVTLYRELADPQTGNPDRYTPHLAGSLNNLANRLSEVGKPKEALEPATEAVTLYRELADPQTGNPDRYTPHLAGSLNNLAALLSEVGKPKEALEPATEAVTLYRRLADPQTGNPDRYTPHLAGSLNNLAARLSEVGKSKEALEPATEAVTLYRRLADPQTGDPERFGSPLARAERVVLDLNITHTDEDPDQ